Below is a window of Pocillopora verrucosa isolate sample1 chromosome 6, ASM3666991v2, whole genome shotgun sequence DNA.
gacaagaacggtgatcaggaatcgatcggtttgtttacctcataaacgtgaccgctgaccagctgctgagtgaaaaacAGTACagttcagtggcgaggggcggggtgaggggtgggtgcgggcagattatcagaataTTTTGgggaacattcgaacatatgcattaaagtatcatgataaacattaggattctcagtcttaatgcgaaggcatgcttcgtgttgcaggcaacttcgttccaaataggactagcatcagttcatagatttaaaaacaaatctttaccacgtaaataaatgtgtttcgataatcgagataaccattgaacctcttgtatcgcaccggaaataacgtgccttgtctttgcccaactctgagagcgtggagcggcaaagacgcgagatacgagtctggcgtctcgcggcttctccatgctcacaggatacgcgtgacctcattatctttaagaaaaataagagactgctcgtagtctgtattccgttcaaccatttcataagagtgacgcaagtctttcaattgagtgagaaagtcacaaacccattctttacctcacgagcgtaaccactgaccactcacgaattacaatagtcttctcctttgacgcggaaattgaaatcgtatcgaatatatAAAGTTacagtgagttcctttagatctcccgaactttatcgcgttggaaacagttacaagtacaggaagaagtcgttcattagcgagacgttcattatgtctcaggactcctttttgaatagcaaagatggaaaaaactttggttcattGTGTGGCTTAAGTGatttggtacgactgtctgaatacAATGACCatgtaaaacatcatttgataagctgccgCCTGTCTAAAGAggattttaagtgaaaatgagctaatctaGGCAaagattggcctatttcacctcgctcaggaggataaacaaaaaaatgtggatttgctataggcatcgccacactctgggcaagttttggagaagtgcaaaggtaacatgtcagtatcctgatcatgatggtgtcaggaagcgtatccaaggcagagatataattaccttgcatatgtctcaggacattcaaaagctgtttggagttattattccagttgaatcaggtagtcttcagtacCATTTTCTGTTATATTATattctgctcgaaaagagaagaaattctttattagatgaagggtacttaagtacacatcacgttgaaaaaaaatagatctatgtgtaagtgcttttaattacagatggaaatatgtgcaatgttgctcggttgataatcaatgtttttgtagaagatcaaatcacctgacaacgcaatatacttactcatgcgtacgattcacaattatttgcggtcagttttcctcagtttgtatgattctcattaaccagtatgattaaatttgcggactaaaacaccccttatttgattaagaataataaaagtaaacagtgcatgttggtttttaattcctgatggatgctactgggctttactttaactgagaaatttgcaatcgcttacctcagctctctgtctcatgccgtaagaagcacaagaaaaaagttgatgatagtgagtcttagcttagacaagaagaatcagaaaagaatctacggtccccagaaacgccacttttaaacacgagacaactaaggtaaattgaattaagtgtaatttgttttatttaaaactatcgttcagattatgatacgcgaaaaactctccccaccgattttttcttacattttgttaatcaaaagtttcaataattatagaggctttcttgttgatcgtcttaatagtaacagtttccaggatccaaggggagcaaaagagagaacaattttctgtgtagctaggtaaggcgacatgccggctttatacttcttccggcgtgataacgataatgatgacaacaatgggcaaaaagcaccgtccgctaatgatgacgattatcatagttattaacaaatctctgttatagtcctgaaaaaaatctcagggggtcctttgaacaATCCACTTtatctcgccagaagtcaaagttgcctacactcattctaaggttcgtgcgattttacaacgtgtcagcggaatgaatcaaatctctatactgacattcttgggaacagaaaaaattacttagagcaaacattctaagtatagtgttcattccgtgcaatggggcataaacaaaggttctggtggaaaagacaccttattttataccactgatgacatgCAAAAAGGGTTATAtgggtacccggttaaaaatatattgataactctattaattaataccagttccaatttaaaggagaaagttatgagaatgaaataaaagttgtctgtaccccgaagcatgccttcactgtttagactgatagtcctagagctttttgagcatgtattcgaatatcttatgacgataagcccgccacccacccaatcccgcgctatgctgttttcacgtagcggctggtcagcggtcacgtttatgaggtaaacaaaccgatcgattcctgatcaccgttcttgttgatcggaaaatcaaaataccagcgtgatattaCCGCGAAGATGgagcagttatgttactttaTTCGTACTTaacattcgagtcgaagcttggatggcacaggttatttcttgcggtggaatcgacgaggagaattcgaacactagttgtagcgtttgaattgttgaaagaaatggtcgcatggggatggtaaaTTTAactaacaatttcaaattttgccgcttgaatcgaaagtaaagttcatttgaattgctttcgtatgtatttctgacggttttagatctacctgcttgatttatatcggctacgcttcatgttgacaagtccctcaaaatggcggccaaacttggagattgccgaaaattaggtaagttcacggagttataaagttctcgtgaaggtcgggccgcaaagtttttttctgtagttaccttttctatggcacctacctcctagctatgttagttggataagttaagaacgcctcactttttcaaaaatttatattgaatttgatcggttttggcgggtgtgatttaggcgaaccgataaggtgtcattcaagtcttcctgtttccttgattgacacgtgatgtttacgaaagtcgcctcgatagataagatagagttaatatacattgctgtggtatttgtttttttgctgaattccgtagttttttgtaaatagtcctccaaagttgtatgaaattaaagtcttgaaaagtgtcacgacaagccttcgctcgagtgaaatttaatatccgtaaaacactgaaaaataaagagatccgatcaaactgattgtggttttagtataggtacatgaatgtcttacaacacacgagaaacgagcgaaatccgtgtctcaagcaaaatcgaccggaccgctcttacagagacactctcttaaggAAGCATTTCTCTACTTCCTCGCAATAAATGTAGAAAGCCCTGTTTTGGTATTCATGGCGattttggcaaaattttgaCACTTATCACAGTTTGTTAAGTTATCGTACAACGTCAGACGGATTCTCCAGATGAAAGTATCACTGGAAAAGTTATAACAAACTTTTCATGAATGTTTTAACGCTACAACATACGACAGTAATCAGCTCGTGCCTTAATAACATGCTAGTAGAGCCGAAAAGCCACCTTATAGAGAAAATCAGCAACATTGGAGGGAAAAAGGAAGTTTACAGTGGCAGATATTTTGTCGTAAAGGGAGGTTTAAGAGCATGGAAACTTGTAAAGTAAGATGAAACCAAACCAAGAGTCCACAGCTATTCTGCCACAACAATTTATTATTCACTAAATGTTGTCCACATTTCATTAATGAAGTGACTAATTACATCcctattattaaaaacaaaaaacttgatctTCTTGCAttaaatgtatgaaaaaaaagataaataaattagaAATGCGAACGGATTTGAGAAACGCccaaaaagaatgaaattatctGTTACGCCACAGCTATGGTCTTGTCTATCTTATTTGTAAGTTTAACACAACGTCAAAAGTCGTCAGCCTATAATTCAAATTTGGCTCAAGCGATTTTATAAAGGCAATGAAACTCTTGTAGCCTAACGTATAATTAGACAATCTCAACGAAACTGTCTCtattacaaaaagaagaatacCTAAACCATGTTTATGGTTATGATGCAGTGTTTTCACAGAgcgctttattttttttttgcttttctcgCCAACGTCATACTTGCCTAGCTGTAGTTACGTGGAAATATTAAACCTTATCTGAGGATTCTTTATCAGTCACACAAATTTTATTCCTAGCTAATTTGGAAATTCACAACATACTTTTTCGCTGGTTTAGAAATGTTCAATCTGACGATGCGGACGGTCATAGAAAAAGCTTGCATTTCGATGTACATCAGTCTGAGAGAACACTGCATTGCAGTCACCCAACTTAAGGTAACAGTGTGTCATATCTTCATttcacaaatgaaaatttacaaaaaaaaagaaaacctttcaataaatatttccataaaaagCCGGCCGGTGTTTCTCTCTGCCTCTCGTTCCAGCGTTGCCAAGGCAACCTCAGTCCCAAAGGTCTACCCTTCCCGTAGGCGAAGATCTGGCTGCTGCTCAATGATTACTGGGTTTGCTGGCCCGAAGACaattctaaaacaaatttttaagaggTTAATTATCTTTTATctcaacacacacacacacacacacacacacccaaaaaaaacataaaaaacaacacaaaaagaaagaggaaaaacaaagagaaaaaagttttagttaTTTCCCTTCATAAATTCTTAGGTTTTTGGAGCTATCTACTCGGATATGACCAAAGTTACTAAGCATGCGTTATTTTGGTTCAGCCGATTCATTTTGTAGAGGGTTGGCAGCTAGTACAGGTTAACCTTGTAGGTACAGGGTTTAGCAAGAGTAACCAATCCGTAATCAAGGGGGTGATATGATTTACCTGAATGAAGCTCGTACTAGATGAACGGTTCGGTGCAACTGCAAGAATAACTTGTACTTTGTGCGACGTACGTACAGCAACATCCTCCACCTGCACTCTTCAAATTCGTAAACTCCGCTGGCCATCGGTTCTGCAGTGTTTCCGGCTTGTAGCATATCTGCTGCCATTTGTTTGACGTTGAAGATGGACCAACAGAAACCTCCGAGTGCCatttttgtcttgtttaagTCATTCGTGTCCTGTTGTGTTGGAAATCTAATCAGCGTCATACTGACTTTAGTGAAAGGAAAATTCACTGGGGAAATATTGTAAGCTGAACAGcgttaaaaaaatgttcgaCCACTCCcactccaccccccccccctgcccccCCGCACTTCGTCCCCGTAAATCTGCCTCAAGTAGTATCTTTTTATATCATCCTCGTGAGATCGTATTCTAAAGGAAACAAGAGGACCATCTACTCAGTCAACTTTTTCAGTCTCGACTGATGATTTTTAAAGCAGAAATCTGTTCAAAGTTTTGTAGAACTGTTAAAAAATCTGTGGACACGCAGTGACGTCACGCTAGCTATTAAGTAACAATTAAAGATCGAAGGGGAAAAACATTAAGGAGCATTGGCCTCGGTCAGCCTTACCTTTTTAAGTAATACGTCTAAGAGCTTTTCACTCCTCTCTGTCAGCAGTGACACGTGCTTTTCTGCTTGCTCCTTGTTATGTTGCTCCATCTCCCTAAAATTCCCAGCAAAATGGCATCCATTGACTTTACATTGTCGCTGCCTCTCCTCGAATACAAGCAGATGGGTTTGCAACTCCATCCTAAGGgtaaacaaaaagtaaaagctACATGAAGGTATCTACTGATGAGGAAAAGAAGTCACAACCGTTCAGCTCAACtcatattttatatttgtttatttaattatcTGCTGTTGATTCTTGAAAGTGATAAGGATTATGATAGGACAAGCCAAATCGAGGATATTTTCCCAATAACACTGCGTTTGAGTCCCAAAGTAAACTTTTGGGGCTAATTTTGGATCAGTTTTAATCTTGGAAGGAGGAGCAAACTGAACGGAAGCTTTCCAAAATTCAAGAGATTTATATATTTCAAGATGATAgttcttaaaaattatttacggTAAGCTTTGAGTACATGTAggaaagataaagaaaaccttgaacttagtgaaaattttcaaagtcaTACATGTTAGTATGGTCGAACTGGGCTGAGCTTAAAAAATCTAATACAAGAAACTGCATACCCACACCagatgcttttttttctacgcacttaaagataatttcattttaagtttgaaatgatAATGTACAACGCTTTGTGACCACACCTTCTCGGACGCTTCCTGCATTTTAGAAGGCAACGGATTTCTCTCCTTGGGCAAGTCTTCTCAAGATGAAGTTCCTTGTTGGTCACGGTGGTATTTTGGTGGCATTGTTCACATGAGATGACTGCGTAGAGACATTCCTCCTTAGGAGTCGGCTCGTCCTTTCTTTTGATACTGCGTTGGCAGCCCCTATTCGAACAGGATATGAGGGCATCGGGGCAGGTGTGTCGTGCTACCACTTCGATGCTCCCCCTCTCGATGCACGCTGTGCATTTTACCTCAATCTTCTCCACCAGCTTTTTGAGGGTGAAGTTTGTCTTCAGCTGTGTGGAACTCCATATGGGCTTTTTACAAAGGGGGCAATGGCTGGTAGTTGGGTTTTGTTGCACCCTGCTAATACACGTTTTACCGAACGTGTGCCCGCAGTCAGGCAAAATAATTGGCTCCAGCATCAGGGTATCACCAAAGCACAAAGAGAACATGGATTTCGACTACTCTGAGTTTTCGCAAAAGAGAATCAAAGGAATTCACCAGAGTTAATCAAAggacgcaaagaaaaaaaagaaaactaccGGAAACGTTGGAAAATGCGACCGACTCGTGAATAGGTTTAGTTTTGAATAGGGTTGGCTGAGACGATGGTGTGCGTGTTATTTATGACAATCGCAAAGCGAATTCGGACCCAAAAAAGTCCCAGATCCCAAGATTACTTTTGAAACTTAATCGAAAGATTCCTCAAAAATCTGCCTTTTACCCGTACGAGGTTTAGGGGAGTGGCTAGAACTGATGGCGTCCTAAATTCCacagatttaaatttttatgttttttttcccgcgCTCAAGAGTCCAATCAAAagactaaatttttttcactgtttcttTGCTATCAGTTGGTTGGTTGCTGTACTAAGGAGAATTTTATGACGTTCTGAGAAACCTAATATATATGCATGCATGAGTTTACGCGTAAGCTTGCCTCACGCTAGCCACCGCCAGCATGTAAACGCGAAACAATCAGCGTGGTCTGTAAGCTGCTATAGTAGGAAACACTCTAGCGTTTTTTTGAATAAACTGACGTTGTAGGTCGGGCGTGTTGTAAGATGGGGTTAAACCGGTAAGAGTCTAATCTTAGGCATGTGGAACGTGGAGCGAACTGGAAAATAGCTAACACGGCACGTAGAGAAACTACTACTGAATTTGTTACAATTTGACTCGCAATCAATCGGACTCTTTCTACCGAAAACTACTACTGCACATAAAGAAGGCTTTCTTTGGTCGCATTGTCGCATACTGTTCAGTAGTTTGAGCAATAAGAGATGAGAGACAACGTATGGCAGGATTTCAGTTTttcggaaattaaattttctatatttttgagaaaaaaatagatatatAAGCTATCCTTACCATACTAGACATTCGTAGTCCTTTGGATAGTTAGTTATCGGTGTAATGTTATCCGTTTCGTAAATTAGGGTTTCTTGAGTTTTTTGAAGCACGCCAAAACATATCACTGCTAACAACTTGCCACTTAGTAACCAGACGCTATTTAGAATGCATGAAAAACAATAACAGCCATCCAGGGAATGTTAAAATTGAGCTCGGCTTCAATAAAGGACAGTTCAAATTGCCCTTAGTGCGATCAATATAATTCTCTAGGGACACGTTCAAAGTCAAAGGAACAGGTGAACTCGCCTACTACAAAGggaaactaaaaatataaattcagaGATCTTACGAGacaatgacataattttttttgatgaacgTGAAACAAAGCCATTTAATATTAAGTTAAACGTCAGTTCGACTTCAGTAAAGGCCAATTCATTCAAACCGACCCTCTGTCAGGGGTCCCCCCTGAGGAATACCTTGCGCTACAATACCCTAAGGACACTAAGAATCTACTACACAGGTCCTGTGGCCTGCTACAAAGAAAGACTGTTGAGTCCCGTGGGGGCACTTTTCTTAGCTGTCAAAAATCGAAGAAAGGATATATTATTCAAGTGTTATTAGAAAGGGAACAAGGCAGCTGTACTGCTCGATAACTTTGCCAATCCTTATTTCTATGGTCGACAGACTTTGAACTAATGGGGCCAAAATCTCCTCAGCAGAGGGTTTCGTGGTTATAAGATGCCATTggatttttcttaaattcattaCAGCGGCTTCCAACTTAGTCCAAAGGCCGGTTAGTCTTTCTGGAGTTGAAGTACTGTCCTCAATGGCAGACCGGGCTGTAAAATAAAGCTCTTGAACGTCCAGCACAAAGTGTTCTATCTCGTCCGGATTGAGACTAACAACTGTAGAAGAAGTATGTCATTAAATAAGGCAACGTTGACCGAGGGTCTCAATGGagtaaccgttagccgtaaaacggccacaaaattttgcctttaggcgtaaaaattgacaaattttaaccgtttgTCGTATAAAAAAAGTTGACCGtacacaaaaaatattctggGACAGCAATGGAGAGAGATTAACCATTAGCGTAAAGTAGCTAatattttaaccgttagccgaaAAATCCAACACCCCTTTGAGACCTTCCTGACCGTTTTGGTAGTCCGGGACCTAGAAGGGGGAACGAGGTATATTCTTAttctaaaataagaaatttatgtAACAAACGATCATTGATATTGCTGAAAGAGCAATATTTAACAAGGAACACTGCTTCATCAGTTTATATCGCATCTACAGTCCAGTGATAGCCTTTTTTGGAAAAGCTGATAcgtaatttcattttaaaaggaTTTGCGAAAGCACTAATAAATCATCAGCGAACGCGAAGAGCTTGGTTTTCCGGCTTAAGGTTAGCAATAGCAACTTCATCTCCCGAAACTAACAACTGGGGCTAATTCATAAGCAGCCTACCCGGATAGCCTACCTGGTTTTAAGCTTGTGCGCATCTGCTCGTCTACGATTAATAATGAAGATGACCTTACTCCtctttttctcccttcaaaaaGAAGCTTGGGTTGCATGGAGTTGGCGGGCCGCTCAGTACATTTTGTCCTTTTCTTTCTCGATCAAAATAATTTGCGCCCTTGTAGATCGCAGAAGAAGCAGTGGAATACGAATACTTTTCACATAATGACCACAATGGCGTTTGAGTAAGTGTTCTTGGAAAGAAGCCTGAGCAGTCAAGCATGCAATGTAAATTACCTTCCTGATGCGGGTTGAAGGATGCCAATTACAAGACACCAGGAAAGAAATCTATACCAGGAAACTTGTTTACATGCATCGTAGCTTTGAAAGAGAGGTTTTCCTTCCACGAGACGGGCAGTTACAGTTCCCTTTAATTTTTCGACAATTTATCGCCAACTGTACTTCGagttttctataattttaaCAGTAAACAGGGACCTTGTGAAAGATTCATAGCACACGTCCCGcagtgaaattaaattaaaacaaaaggtTTTTCTCTGTTGTGCCTCACCTCTTTGTAAGAAATTAACTGCAAGTGACATAACGATTTCCTGGAGTTACAAACTCGTAACTCTGACTTGGAGTACGGAAGCAAATTATATTTATAAAATCCATTCATCGAATCTGAAATGACTAACATGTAATTTTATAAAATCTCAAGAATATTAACCAGCTCGTGCAAAGCCTTGGATCCTAAATTCACCttattatgaaaaaagaaatgtcacACCCAGTAATCATCATTTCGGATATGACGTTGATGTTACATTTGATACCAGCATAGGGGTGTTTCTCTAAGTGACACTATTTTTCAGATTAACGAGGGAAGTTCTTTTCGCTCCCTACAACAGCTTGTTTCATCTGTGCAAACAAATCTTGAAATGTCTGGTGATCACAGCGTAGGAGCCATCGGGCCAATTTTTACCCCAATGCACAAGTTGGTTCACAGGACTCACAAATTGCAGGCTGGCTACTGGGCGCGAAGCCCTACCGAACATTCGTGGGTGGACGACATTGCGCAAGTAAGTCAAAACCCAACTCTTGTCCC
It encodes the following:
- the LOC136281643 gene encoding TNF receptor-associated factor 5-like; translated protein: MFSLCFGDTLMLEPIILPDCGHTFGKTCISRVQQNPTTSHCPLCKKPIWSSTQLKTNFTLKKLVEKIEVKCTACIERGSIEVVARHTCPDALISCSNRGCQRSIKRKDEPTPKEECLYAVISCEQCHQNTTVTNKELHLEKTCPRREIRCLLKCRKRPRRMELQTHLLVFEERQRQCKVNGCHFAGNFREMEQHNKEQAEKHVSLLTERSEKLLDVLLKKDTNDLNKTKMALGGFCWSIFNVKQMAADMLQAGNTAEPMASGVYEFEECRWRMLLYVRRTKYKLFLQLHRTVHLVRASFRIVFGPANPVIIEQQPDLRLREG